A window of the Bombina bombina isolate aBomBom1 chromosome 3, aBomBom1.pri, whole genome shotgun sequence genome harbors these coding sequences:
- the LOC128653926 gene encoding tubulin-folding cofactor B-like: MSSVIVNTAPTVTVTISSSRNSFTAEKRLDRGLTLAEMKCKLELVVGSPASCMDLQLYNTDNRFLLNLDQDDALLGSYPVGNGCRIHVIDKSGARIGGFEDLSRVEKYEISQDTYEKRSDSVRSFLKKNRMGKFNEETAQKAAEQHRKLDEEKAAAETINVGERCEVRSIGQPTKRGTVMYVGLTDFKPGHWIGVKYDEPLGKHDGSVEGKRYFTCPLKFGAFIKPQFVVVGDFPEEDYGLDDEM, encoded by the coding sequence ATGAGCTCCGTCATCGTTAATACGGCTCCGACCGTGACCGTAACGATCAGCAGCAGCCGGAACTCCTTTACGGCTGAGAAGAGGCTGGACCGGGGCCTCACTCTTGCAGAGATGAAGTGTAAGCTGGAGCTTGTGGTGGGATCTCCGGCATCTTGTATGGACTTGCAGCTGTACAACACCGACAACAGATTTCTGCTCAACCTGGATCAGGACGATGCCCTCCTGGGATCCTATCCTGTTGGCAATGGCTGCAGGATTCACGTAATAGACAAGAGCGGAGCCAGAATCGGAGGATTTGAGGACCTTTCCAGAGTGGAGAAATATGAAATATCACAAGACACCTATGAGAAAAGATCAGATTCAGTGCGCTCATTTCTCAAGAAGAATAGGATGGGTAAATTTAACGAGGAAACTGCCCAGAAGGCGGCGGAGCAACATCGGAAACTGGATGAGGAGAAAGCAGCAGCAGAAACCATTAATGTAGGGGAGCGATGTGAAGTGCGGTCGATAGGTCAACCCACCAAGCGGGGTACAGTTATGTACGTGGGTTTAACAGATTTTAAACCTGGTCACTGGATCGGAGTTAAATATGACGAACCATTAGGAAAACATGATGGCAGTGTTGAGGGAAAACGCTACTTCACATGTCCTCTGAAGTTTGGTGCCTTCATCAAGCCTCAGTTTGTAGTAGTTGGAGACTTCCCAGAAGAAGACTATGGTTTGGATGATGAGATGTGA